In a single window of the Agrobacterium vitis genome:
- a CDS encoding DUF2793 domain-containing protein: MADNSPRLDLPYILPSQAQKHVTHNEALLVLDAVTQLVIEGTFTTPPASPAAGACYWVAATATDAWAGKEAHIAAWQDDSWAFLAPAAGWRAYVRATGRLQTYDGTAWKDLALPDTASFSRLGINATADETNRLAVSSDAVLLNHAGGDNRLKLNKAGESNTATLLYQSNWQGRAEMGLAGSDQFSIKVCNDSGSWTTALLISGDGTVTQPAKPAARAELTSPSLAVSGGMVTGFNGLVISQGNVLLATATASGNGQSLKVPVAGLYLITLSLSTAATVNYTATVVDSAQTSLAKITLGTTAAATETHATALIMLDAGAEISLLHNGTATFASTGAGAKFSIFLI, encoded by the coding sequence ATGGCAGACAATAGCCCACGCCTCGATTTGCCTTATATCCTGCCCTCCCAAGCCCAGAAGCACGTCACCCATAACGAGGCGCTGCTGGTTCTGGATGCGGTAACGCAGCTTGTGATTGAGGGCACTTTTACCACGCCTCCTGCCTCCCCTGCCGCCGGCGCCTGTTACTGGGTTGCCGCCACCGCGACGGATGCCTGGGCTGGCAAGGAAGCGCATATCGCCGCCTGGCAGGATGATAGCTGGGCTTTCCTGGCGCCCGCCGCTGGCTGGCGCGCTTATGTCCGTGCGACGGGCCGATTGCAGACCTATGACGGCACGGCCTGGAAGGATCTGGCCCTGCCCGACACGGCCTCCTTTTCCAGGCTTGGTATCAATGCCACGGCCGATGAGACCAACCGACTTGCCGTGTCAAGCGATGCCGTACTTCTCAATCATGCCGGTGGCGACAACAGGCTCAAACTCAACAAGGCGGGCGAGAGCAATACGGCGACGCTTCTTTACCAATCCAACTGGCAAGGCCGCGCCGAAATGGGGCTGGCCGGCTCAGACCAGTTCAGCATCAAAGTTTGCAATGACAGTGGCAGCTGGACCACTGCCCTGCTGATTAGCGGCGATGGCACGGTCACCCAGCCGGCAAAACCAGCCGCCCGGGCCGAACTGACCAGCCCATCCCTTGCGGTTTCCGGCGGCATGGTCACCGGCTTTAACGGGCTGGTCATCAGTCAGGGCAATGTGCTGCTTGCCACCGCCACGGCAAGCGGCAATGGCCAAAGCCTGAAGGTGCCGGTCGCCGGGCTGTACCTGATCACGCTCAGTCTCTCCACCGCCGCGACCGTCAACTATACTGCGACCGTGGTCGATAGCGCCCAGACGAGCCTTGCAAAGATCACCTTGGGCACCACGGCAGCCGCTACAGAGACCCACGCGACAGCCCTGATCATGCTGGACGCCGGAGCCGAAATCAGCCTGTTGCATAATGGCACGGCCACATTTGCCAGCACCGGTGCGGGGGCTAAATTTTCGATATTTCTAATATAA
- the cysQ gene encoding 3'(2'),5'-bisphosphate nucleotidase CysQ, with product MIDLFEKAAIAAGRDIMDVFHNGPTVRTKSDSSPVTEADERAEAIILSALAAQFPTIPVVAEEAVAAGNIPQTRGQPFILVDPLDGTKEFIRKSSDFTVNIALIEAGVPVMGIVYAPARGQAYIGDRNGALKIEIDANFQPVSRQPITVRSPSAKIIAVASRAHSGPETEEFLTNHAITDTRSVGSSLKFCLVAEGAADVYPRFGRTMEWDTAAGDAVLRAAGGITVGPDGAPLLYGKRDQPNDSDFANPSFIAWGSRQA from the coding sequence GTGATTGATTTGTTTGAAAAGGCGGCAATAGCCGCTGGGCGCGATATTATGGACGTGTTCCACAATGGCCCGACGGTACGCACCAAAAGCGATTCCTCGCCGGTGACCGAGGCCGATGAGCGGGCGGAAGCGATCATTCTTAGCGCCCTGGCTGCCCAGTTTCCCACTATTCCCGTGGTGGCCGAGGAGGCGGTTGCCGCTGGCAATATTCCACAGACCAGGGGCCAGCCTTTCATTCTGGTCGATCCGCTTGACGGCACCAAGGAATTCATTCGCAAAAGCTCCGATTTCACGGTCAATATCGCGCTGATCGAGGCAGGTGTTCCTGTCATGGGTATCGTCTATGCTCCGGCGCGCGGCCAAGCCTATATTGGCGACCGTAACGGCGCCCTCAAGATCGAGATCGATGCCAATTTCCAACCGGTTTCGCGCCAGCCCATCACGGTCCGCTCGCCTTCAGCCAAGATCATTGCAGTGGCCAGCCGCGCGCATAGCGGCCCGGAAACCGAAGAGTTCCTGACAAACCACGCCATAACCGATACCCGTTCCGTCGGTTCCTCGCTGAAATTCTGCCTGGTGGCGGAAGGCGCGGCCGATGTCTATCCACGGTTCGGCCGAACGATGGAATGGGATACAGCAGCAGGCGACGCCGTGCTTCGGGCAGCTGGCGGCATAACGGTTGGGCCGGACGGCGCACCGCTGCTCTACGGCAAACGGGATCAGCCCAACGATAGCGACTTCGCCAATCCCTCCTTCATCGCCTGGGGCAGCAGACAGGCATGA
- a CDS encoding multidrug effflux MFS transporter, whose translation MICAIGPLATDMYLGAMPLMATSLSTTAATIQLSVMTFFSGFTIGQMFYGPISDRTGRKPIIYVALAIFCLSSFGCLTASTGEQLLVWRFIQGVGGSIGMVIGTAIIRDTHTGPAATKLMSMVMLVIGVAPILAPFAGSLILKIANWQMIFVLLGCYAALCLLVVALWLPETRLPADRASSKPSRALITYGGLLISRNFIPYAGTMALVQGGFFAYIAGSSFMLMTVYGLTAISYSIIFSTNAIGLGIGTQICNRFAARFGVKAAVRGSVLLYTAIALILVATQLTGTGSLTVTCILMFILVMSIGGIMPGCNVLAMEAHGAIAGTAAALAGGLSFGAGALSSFVLGLLENGTALPLVCVMAGCGILAVLVTQVFFEDRESAPVTGQA comes from the coding sequence ATGATCTGCGCCATCGGGCCGCTTGCAACGGACATGTATCTGGGCGCCATGCCGCTGATGGCTACGAGCTTATCGACCACAGCCGCGACGATCCAGCTGTCCGTCATGACGTTTTTTTCCGGTTTCACCATCGGGCAAATGTTTTACGGACCGATTTCCGACAGGACCGGCCGCAAGCCGATAATTTATGTGGCACTGGCTATCTTCTGCCTGTCCTCCTTTGGCTGTCTGACCGCATCGACCGGCGAGCAATTGCTGGTATGGCGCTTCATACAGGGCGTGGGCGGCTCGATCGGCATGGTCATCGGAACAGCCATCATCCGCGACACGCATACCGGCCCGGCAGCCACAAAGCTGATGTCCATGGTGATGCTGGTCATCGGCGTCGCCCCGATCCTCGCCCCGTTTGCCGGCAGTCTCATTCTGAAAATAGCCAATTGGCAGATGATTTTCGTATTGCTCGGCTGCTATGCGGCGCTGTGCTTGCTGGTCGTCGCGCTCTGGCTTCCCGAAACCCGGTTGCCGGCCGACCGCGCTTCCAGCAAACCCAGCCGCGCCCTCATTACCTATGGCGGCTTGCTGATCAGCCGCAATTTCATCCCCTATGCCGGCACCATGGCGCTCGTCCAGGGCGGATTCTTCGCCTATATCGCCGGGTCGTCGTTCATGCTGATGACGGTCTATGGGCTTACGGCCATCAGTTACTCGATTATCTTCAGCACCAACGCCATCGGCCTTGGCATCGGCACGCAGATCTGCAACCGGTTTGCCGCACGGTTCGGCGTAAAGGCCGCAGTACGCGGCTCCGTGCTGCTCTATACGGCCATCGCCCTGATACTGGTCGCCACTCAACTGACTGGCACCGGTAGCCTGACGGTTACCTGCATCCTGATGTTTATTCTCGTCATGTCCATCGGCGGCATCATGCCGGGTTGCAACGTGCTGGCAATGGAAGCCCATGGGGCTATTGCCGGAACCGCTGCCGCCCTGGCGGGAGGCCTTTCCTTCGGCGCAGGCGCCCTGTCCAGCTTTGTCCTCGGACTGCTGGAAAACGGCACCGCCCTGCCTCTGGTCTGCGTCATGGCCGGTTGCGGCATCCTGGCTGTCCTTGTCACCCAGGTATTTTTCGAGGACCGAGAGTCGGCACCGGTCACTGGCCAGGCCTGA
- a CDS encoding TetR/AcrR family transcriptional regulator, translated as MSEQQRVVMRLPVMPDEERRERILKAAEVVFDAMGFGDATMEEVARLAGMAKKTVYRFFPDKRCLFTALIQSHDQLQIEIGGQRGQTADPRERVRLALEALARFVLSPRQILVTRLIIAEAGKHPDLTRQFYEDCVENFRAFLAQELDFHVAVSPSEGVDRRDIADIFVGAVLGPLQTKVLMFGKQGEDLDSEIRMRVDLALRLLMPS; from the coding sequence ATGTCCGAACAGCAGCGAGTGGTCATGCGTCTGCCGGTCATGCCGGATGAGGAACGGCGTGAGCGTATTCTCAAGGCTGCCGAAGTGGTGTTTGACGCTATGGGCTTTGGCGATGCGACGATGGAGGAGGTGGCACGTCTGGCTGGCATGGCGAAGAAGACCGTCTACCGGTTTTTTCCTGATAAGCGCTGCTTGTTTACCGCGTTGATCCAGTCTCATGATCAGTTGCAGATCGAAATCGGTGGACAGCGCGGGCAGACGGCGGACCCGCGTGAGAGGGTGCGGCTGGCGCTGGAGGCTTTGGCTCGGTTCGTCTTGTCGCCCCGCCAGATTCTGGTGACTAGGCTTATCATCGCCGAAGCGGGCAAGCATCCTGATCTGACCCGGCAGTTTTACGAGGATTGTGTCGAGAATTTTCGTGCCTTTCTGGCGCAGGAGCTGGATTTTCACGTCGCGGTCAGCCCATCCGAGGGGGTAGATCGCCGCGATATTGCCGACATCTTTGTCGGGGCGGTTCTGGGACCGTTGCAGACGAAGGTTCTGATGTTCGGCAAGCAGGGGGAAGATCTGGACAGCGAAATCCGCATGCGTGTGGACCTGGCGCTGCGGCTGCTGATGCCTTCGTAA
- a CDS encoding branched-chain amino acid ABC transporter permease, which translates to MDYFIQQLINGLTLGSIYGLVAIGYTMVYGIVGMINFAHGDIFMLGGFAALIVFLLLTTFFAGIPVALALLIMLVVSMLMTGLWNWTIERVAYRPLRGSFRLAPLITAIGMSIALSNFIQVAQGPRNKPIPALVNDVYHFGAITVSLKQMIIVAVTAVLLAAFWYIVNKTPLGRAQRATEQDRKMAALLGVDVDRTISVTFVMGAALAAVAGTMYLMYYGVASFTDGFIPGVKAFTAAVLGGIGSLPGAVLGGLLIGLIESLWSAYFTIAYKDVATFGILAFVLIFKPTGILGRPEVEKV; encoded by the coding sequence ATGGATTATTTCATCCAGCAGCTTATCAACGGGCTGACGCTTGGCTCGATTTATGGTCTGGTGGCGATTGGCTATACGATGGTCTACGGGATTGTCGGCATGATCAACTTCGCCCATGGCGATATTTTCATGCTCGGCGGTTTTGCCGCCTTGATTGTCTTTCTGCTTCTCACGACATTTTTTGCAGGCATTCCAGTGGCTTTGGCGCTGCTGATCATGCTGGTTGTATCGATGTTGATGACCGGCTTGTGGAACTGGACCATCGAGCGGGTCGCCTATCGGCCCTTGCGCGGGTCCTTCCGGCTTGCGCCGCTGATTACGGCGATCGGCATGTCGATTGCGCTGTCCAACTTCATTCAGGTCGCGCAAGGCCCTCGCAACAAGCCAATTCCGGCATTGGTCAATGACGTCTATCATTTCGGCGCCATCACGGTGTCCCTGAAGCAGATGATCATCGTCGCGGTAACGGCGGTGCTGCTGGCGGCCTTCTGGTATATTGTCAACAAGACGCCGCTTGGCCGTGCTCAGCGCGCCACCGAGCAGGACCGCAAGATGGCGGCCCTTTTGGGCGTCGATGTCGACCGGACCATTTCCGTCACCTTCGTGATGGGGGCGGCGCTGGCTGCTGTGGCTGGCACCATGTATCTGATGTATTACGGGGTTGCCTCCTTTACCGATGGCTTCATTCCCGGCGTCAAGGCCTTTACGGCGGCGGTTCTGGGCGGCATCGGCTCGCTGCCGGGCGCGGTCCTCGGCGGCTTGCTGATTGGTCTGATCGAATCCCTGTGGTCGGCCTATTTCACCATCGCCTATAAGGATGTCGCGACGTTCGGCATCCTGGCTTTCGTGCTGATTTTCAAACCGACCGGCATCCTGGGCCGTCCCGAAGTCGAGAAGGTCTGA
- the livM gene encoding high-affinity branched-chain amino acid ABC transporter permease LivM, producing the protein MANVDVSTVKAQPGLMARALKEAVFAGLLALGLFVLFIGIKTDQDINNALVWYTRWGLLSIFVAIAAIGRFAVVAVLRPWSAARRARAAAKPATATDARPSFFKTHFLKIALVALILYPPVILFLVGTQGSLKYVDNFGIQILIYVMLAWGLNIVVGLAGLLDLGYVAFYAVGAYSYALLSQHFGLSFWLLLPISGILAAFWGIMLGFPVLRLRGDYLAIVTLAFGEIIRLVLINWTDVTQGTFGVSGIPKATLFGIPFDASAHGFAKTFGLPMSSAYYKIFLFYLALGLCMLTAYVTIRLRRMPIGRAWEALREDEIACRSLGIDTVKTKLTAFAIGAMFGGFAGSFFAARQGFVSPESFVFLESAVILAIVVLGGMGSLTGIAVAAIVMVGGTELLREMEFLKHVFGPDFTPELYRMLLFGIAMVVVMLFKPRGFVGSREPTAFLRERKAVSGSFTKEGHG; encoded by the coding sequence ATGGCAAATGTCGACGTTTCCACCGTCAAGGCGCAGCCCGGCCTGATGGCGCGGGCATTGAAAGAAGCCGTGTTCGCAGGCTTGCTTGCGCTCGGCCTGTTCGTGCTGTTCATCGGCATCAAGACTGACCAGGACATCAACAATGCCCTGGTCTGGTATACGCGCTGGGGCCTTTTGTCGATTTTCGTGGCGATTGCCGCTATTGGCCGGTTTGCCGTGGTCGCTGTCTTGCGCCCCTGGTCGGCAGCGCGCAGGGCGCGGGCGGCTGCAAAGCCCGCGACTGCCACGGATGCCCGGCCATCGTTCTTCAAGACACATTTCCTGAAGATCGCGCTGGTGGCACTGATCCTTTATCCGCCGGTCATTCTCTTTCTGGTCGGCACGCAGGGATCGCTGAAATATGTCGATAATTTCGGCATCCAGATCCTGATCTACGTCATGCTCGCCTGGGGATTGAACATCGTCGTCGGCCTGGCCGGGCTGCTCGATCTCGGCTATGTCGCCTTCTATGCGGTCGGTGCCTATTCCTACGCGCTGCTGTCGCAGCATTTCGGCCTGTCCTTCTGGCTGCTCCTGCCGATATCAGGCATTCTGGCCGCCTTCTGGGGCATTATGCTCGGGTTTCCGGTGCTGCGTTTGCGGGGAGACTACCTCGCCATCGTCACGCTGGCCTTCGGGGAAATCATCCGGTTGGTGCTGATCAACTGGACGGATGTCACCCAGGGCACGTTCGGCGTATCGGGCATTCCCAAGGCGACGCTGTTCGGCATTCCCTTCGATGCCTCGGCGCATGGCTTCGCCAAGACCTTCGGCCTGCCGATGTCCTCGGCCTATTACAAGATCTTCCTGTTCTATCTGGCGCTGGGGCTGTGCATGCTCACCGCCTATGTGACGATCCGGCTGCGGCGCATGCCGATTGGCCGGGCCTGGGAAGCGCTGCGCGAAGATGAGATCGCCTGCCGCTCGCTTGGCATCGACACGGTGAAGACCAAGCTGACGGCCTTTGCCATCGGCGCGATGTTTGGCGGTTTTGCCGGCTCGTTCTTTGCCGCCCGTCAGGGGTTCGTGTCGCCGGAAAGCTTCGTCTTCCTGGAATCGGCGGTTATTCTCGCCATCGTGGTTCTGGGTGGCATGGGGTCTTTGACCGGTATCGCAGTTGCCGCCATCGTCATGGTCGGTGGCACGGAGCTGCTGCGCGAGATGGAATTCCTGAAGCACGTGTTCGGGCCTGATTTCACCCCTGAACTGTATCGCATGCTGCTGTTCGGCATTGCCATGGTTGTGGTCATGCTGTTCAAGCCGCGCGGCTTTGTCGGCAGCAGAGAGCCGACGGCCTTCCTGAGGGAACGCAAGGCTGTCTCCGGCAGCTTTACCAAGGAGGGTCACGGCTGA
- a CDS encoding ABC transporter ATP-binding protein, giving the protein MTSGTQTMSNDPILTVEHLSMKFGGLMAINDFSFEARRGEITALIGPNGAGKTTVFNCITGFYKPTMGMVTLRQKAGKEFLLERLTDFEITKKAKVARTFQNIRLFSGLTVLENLLVAQHNALMKASGYTVLGLLGLPAYKKAAALSIDKARFWLERADLIERADDPAGDLPYGAQRRLEIARAMCTEPELLCLDEPAAGLNPRESLALNTLLNGIRDETGTSIMLIEHDMSVVMEISDHVVVLEYGQKISDGTPDHVKNDPRVIAAYLGVEDEELDDAISDVEAVAGGKL; this is encoded by the coding sequence ATGACATCCGGGACGCAAACCATGAGCAATGACCCAATCCTGACGGTCGAGCACCTGTCGATGAAATTCGGCGGCTTGATGGCCATCAACGACTTCTCTTTTGAAGCCCGGCGCGGTGAAATTACCGCGCTGATCGGACCGAACGGAGCGGGCAAGACCACGGTGTTCAACTGCATTACCGGTTTCTACAAGCCGACGATGGGTATGGTCACCCTGCGCCAGAAGGCCGGCAAGGAATTCCTTTTGGAACGCCTGACGGATTTCGAGATCACCAAGAAGGCCAAGGTGGCCCGTACCTTCCAGAATATCCGGCTGTTTTCCGGCCTGACCGTGCTGGAAAACTTGCTGGTTGCCCAGCACAATGCGCTGATGAAAGCCTCCGGCTATACGGTGCTCGGTCTGCTCGGCCTGCCCGCCTATAAGAAGGCAGCGGCACTGTCGATCGACAAGGCGAGGTTCTGGCTGGAGCGCGCCGACCTGATCGAGCGGGCCGACGACCCGGCTGGCGATCTGCCCTATGGCGCGCAGCGGCGTCTCGAAATCGCTCGCGCAATGTGTACGGAGCCGGAATTGCTTTGCCTGGATGAGCCGGCTGCCGGCCTCAACCCACGGGAATCGCTGGCGCTCAACACTTTGCTCAATGGCATCAGGGACGAAACCGGCACATCGATCATGCTGATCGAGCACGATATGTCGGTGGTCATGGAAATTTCCGACCATGTCGTGGTGCTGGAATATGGCCAGAAGATTTCCGATGGCACGCCTGACCACGTGAAAAACGATCCGAGGGTCATCGCGGCCTATCTCGGTGTCGAGGATGAAGAACTGGACGACGCGATTTCCGATGTGGAAGCCGTGGCCGGAGGCAAATTGTGA
- a CDS encoding ABC transporter ATP-binding protein: MTAEALLKVEAVETYYGNIRALGGVSVEVKKGEIVSLIGANGAGKSTLMMTICGSPQARAGRVIFDNVDITKMPTHLIARQRIAQSPEGRRIFPRMTVMENLQMGAGLDNLKYFQEDVEKIFTLFPRLKERHAQRGGTLSGGEQQMLSIGRALMARPKLLLLDEPSLGLAPLIVKGIFEAIKKLNQEEGLTVFLVEQNAFAALKLSDRAYVMVNGLVTMSGSGRELLADPQVRAAYLEGGRH; encoded by the coding sequence ATGACTGCTGAAGCTCTTTTGAAGGTTGAGGCCGTCGAGACCTATTACGGCAATATCCGTGCGCTTGGCGGTGTCAGCGTCGAGGTTAAAAAAGGCGAGATCGTCAGCCTGATCGGCGCCAATGGCGCTGGCAAGTCGACGCTGATGATGACGATTTGCGGCAGCCCGCAGGCGCGCGCCGGCCGGGTGATTTTCGATAATGTGGACATTACCAAAATGCCCACCCATCTGATTGCTCGCCAGCGCATCGCGCAATCACCGGAAGGGCGGCGGATTTTTCCGCGCATGACGGTGATGGAAAACCTGCAAATGGGTGCCGGTCTCGACAACCTCAAATATTTCCAGGAGGACGTCGAGAAGATCTTCACCCTGTTTCCACGCCTGAAAGAGCGCCACGCCCAACGCGGCGGCACGCTTTCCGGCGGCGAGCAGCAGATGCTGTCCATCGGCCGGGCGCTGATGGCGCGGCCCAAGCTGCTGCTGCTGGACGAACCATCGCTGGGGCTGGCGCCCTTGATCGTCAAGGGGATTTTCGAGGCGATCAAGAAGCTCAACCAGGAAGAAGGGCTGACCGTGTTCCTGGTCGAACAGAATGCGTTTGCCGCGCTGAAACTGTCCGACCGCGCCTATGTCATGGTCAACGGCTTGGTGACGATGAGCGGCTCCGGCCGGGAATTGCTGGCCGACCCTCAGGTGCGTGCTGCCTATCTTGAAGGCGGACGGCATTAA
- a CDS encoding DUF6867 family protein codes for MQGLFFDTDDQVRMVLRFLVVLLGFWTAWRTGKAVAENWEGYGRVVIYTLLLALVMRFLHHALFEGPMLDLGLYAMDFVILLVFSMVGFRQRRTRQMAGNYYWLYEKTSPLSWKKKD; via the coding sequence ATGCAGGGTTTGTTTTTCGATACGGATGATCAGGTGCGGATGGTGCTGCGTTTTCTCGTGGTGCTGCTCGGCTTCTGGACCGCATGGCGCACCGGCAAGGCCGTTGCCGAAAACTGGGAAGGCTATGGCCGGGTGGTGATCTACACGCTGCTGCTGGCACTGGTCATGCGGTTTCTCCACCATGCCTTGTTTGAAGGGCCGATGCTGGATCTCGGTCTTTACGCGATGGATTTTGTTATTTTGCTGGTGTTTTCGATGGTCGGTTTCCGCCAGCGACGCACTCGCCAGATGGCCGGTAACTATTACTGGCTCTATGAAAAAACTTCCCCACTGTCCTGGAAGAAGAAAGATTGA
- a CDS encoding branched-chain amino acid ABC transporter substrate-binding protein: MKKSLLSAVALTAMVAFSGTAWADIIVGVGGPLTGPNAAFGAQLQKGAEQAAADINAAGGINGEKIKIVLGDDVSDAKQGVSVANKFVADGVKYVIGHFNSGVSIPASDVYAENGILQITPASTNPKFTERGMWNTFRTCGRDDQQGAVAGKYIAEKFKGVKVAVIHDKTPYGQGLADETKKAMNGLGVKEVIYEGITPGEKDYSALIAKMKEAGVGVVYFGGLHTEAGLILRQMADQGVKATLMSGDGITSNELASIAGDAVNGTLMTFPPDPRNNPNAKDAVKKFRDAGFEPEAYTLYSYAALQIIAEAAKAAGSTDAEKVAETMKAKGPFTTVIGSIGFDAKGDITRPDYVMYTWKKGPDGKYSYFEN; this comes from the coding sequence ATGAAGAAGTCGCTTCTTTCAGCCGTGGCGCTGACAGCCATGGTTGCCTTCAGCGGCACCGCCTGGGCTGACATCATCGTCGGTGTCGGCGGTCCCCTGACAGGCCCGAACGCTGCTTTCGGCGCACAGCTCCAGAAGGGTGCCGAACAGGCCGCTGCCGATATCAATGCAGCCGGCGGCATCAATGGCGAAAAGATCAAGATCGTGCTCGGCGACGACGTGTCGGATGCCAAGCAGGGCGTTTCCGTTGCCAACAAATTCGTTGCCGATGGCGTCAAATATGTGATCGGCCACTTCAACTCGGGCGTATCGATCCCGGCTTCGGACGTATATGCCGAAAATGGCATCTTGCAGATCACGCCAGCCTCCACAAATCCGAAATTCACCGAACGCGGCATGTGGAACACCTTCCGCACCTGCGGTCGTGACGACCAGCAGGGCGCTGTTGCCGGCAAATACATTGCCGAAAAGTTCAAGGGCGTGAAGGTTGCCGTCATTCATGACAAGACCCCTTACGGTCAGGGTCTTGCTGACGAAACCAAGAAGGCCATGAACGGTCTGGGCGTCAAGGAAGTCATCTACGAAGGCATCACTCCCGGTGAAAAGGACTATTCGGCCCTGATCGCCAAGATGAAGGAAGCCGGCGTTGGCGTGGTTTACTTCGGCGGTCTGCACACGGAAGCTGGCCTGATCCTGCGTCAGATGGCTGACCAGGGCGTCAAGGCGACCCTGATGTCGGGCGACGGTATCACGTCCAACGAACTGGCCTCGATTGCTGGCGACGCCGTCAATGGCACGCTGATGACCTTCCCGCCGGACCCGCGTAACAACCCGAATGCCAAGGATGCGGTCAAGAAGTTCCGCGACGCTGGCTTCGAGCCCGAAGCCTATACGCTGTATTCCTACGCTGCCCTGCAGATCATTGCAGAGGCTGCCAAGGCTGCCGGTTCCACCGATGCTGAAAAGGTTGCTGAAACCATGAAGGCCAAGGGTCCGTTCACGACCGTTATCGGCTCGATCGGCTTTGACGCCAAGGGCGACATCACACGTCCCGACTACGTGATGTACACCTGGAAGAAGGGCCCTGACGGCAAGTATTCCTACTTCGAAAACTGA
- the minC gene encoding septum site-determining protein MinC, translated as MTEVLTEPRSIRIKGRSFLAVVLSPDLPVDNWLERLDDLASRSAGFFLGRPVVLDVAELAISRDELKALIAELSSRNVSIMGLEGARPSMVERGMPPILKGGRPVSDVEVPKVESAAQAKDDKAEEKSAEASEKDEDKQADEAASQSAVITAPMARSVVQSLLLHEPVRSGQSVIFTEGDVTVIGSVASGAEIIAGGSIHIYGALRGRAMAGSVGNASARIFCRKMEAELLAIDGIYKMAEDMPPELLGKPVQLWLEDDVIKAEKMA; from the coding sequence ATGACCGAAGTGCTAACAGAACCCCGCTCAATCCGCATCAAAGGCCGCTCGTTTCTGGCGGTGGTGCTTTCACCGGACCTGCCGGTTGATAACTGGCTGGAAAGGCTGGACGATCTGGCTTCGCGCTCGGCCGGGTTCTTCCTTGGCCGTCCGGTGGTTCTCGATGTGGCGGAACTGGCGATCAGCCGGGATGAGCTGAAGGCGCTGATCGCCGAGCTGTCCAGCCGCAATGTCAGCATCATGGGTCTGGAAGGCGCGCGTCCTTCGATGGTGGAACGCGGCATGCCGCCGATCCTCAAGGGTGGCCGTCCGGTTTCCGATGTCGAAGTGCCGAAGGTCGAGTCTGCGGCACAGGCCAAGGACGACAAGGCGGAGGAAAAATCCGCGGAAGCCTCCGAAAAGGACGAGGATAAGCAGGCCGATGAGGCTGCATCCCAGTCCGCAGTGATCACTGCCCCCATGGCCCGTTCCGTGGTGCAATCCTTGCTGTTGCATGAGCCGGTGCGCTCTGGCCAGTCGGTGATTTTCACCGAAGGCGATGTGACGGTGATCGGCTCGGTTGCCTCAGGCGCCGAAATCATTGCCGGTGGGTCGATCCATATCTACGGCGCCTTGCGGGGCCGGGCGATGGCGGGGTCGGTCGGCAATGCATCGGCGCGGATTTTCTGCCGCAAGATGGAGGCCGAGCTGCTCGCCATCGACGGGATCTACAAGATGGCGGAGGACATGCCGCCGGAATTGCTGGGCAAGCCCGTCCAGCTCTGGCTGGAAGACGATGTCATCAAGGCTGAAAAAATGGCCTGA